Proteins from a genomic interval of Arachis hypogaea cultivar Tifrunner chromosome 10, arahy.Tifrunner.gnm2.J5K5, whole genome shotgun sequence:
- the LOC112715925 gene encoding mitogen-activated protein kinase kinase kinase 3 produces the protein MPTWWSKKSSKSKQQQQELQQPHQHGGGGVRQFTFTRSNNNVSSSLSPPSKAKSDKPNHSFDETLSRNSPRVSRDFSSTPAVASSAAAAAAAAGGSSSGFSCFDSDGDKRGHPLPRPSVSSTQSFGNDQGLVFGSASVSGSSVSSTGSVDDQQPTSRYTRIDATRGQSDIKFNARSKSPGPGSRGPTSPTSPLHPRLHVLSLDSPTCRQEDGKSECHPLPLPPGSPTSPSSLSNSNTKPNGLPENTTCNPSKWKKGKLLGRGTFGHVYAGFNSENGQMCAIKEVRVVCDDQTSKECYKQLNQEILLLSQLSHPNIVQYYGSDLGEETLSVYLEYVSGGSIHKLLQEYGAFKEPVIQNYTRQIVSGLAYLHGRNTVHRDIKGANILVDPNGEIKLADFGMAKHINASSSMLSFKGSPYWMAPEVVMNTNGYSLPVDIWSLGCTILEMATSKPPWSQYEGVAAIFKIGNSKDMPELPEHLSNEAKNFIQLCLQRDPLARPTAQMLLDHPFIRDQSATRAANVSITRSAFPYMLDGSRTPPPEIFSNKTNATSFDGDYATRAAPPASRAVRNQRDNSRMITSLPVSPCSSPLRQYGSAHKSCFLSPPHPTYTLMGQNTLPSYPLRSNAAFTLDPWHETSPYRSHHTPGGSPRSRLI, from the exons ATGCCCACTTGGTGGAGTAAAAAGTCCAGCAAGTCCAAGCAGCAGCAGCAAGAACTGCAGCAGCCACATCAGCATGGAGGAGGAGGAGTTCGTCAATTCACCTTCACCAGATCAAACAACAacgtttcttcttctctttcaccTCCCAGTAAGGCCAAATCCGACAAGCCCAATCACAGCTTCGACGAAACCCTCTCCCGCAACTCACCAAGGGTCagcagagacttctcttctacCCCCGCCGTAGCTTcctccgccgccgccgccgccgccgccgccggagGCTCATCCTCCGGATTCTCATGCTTCGATTCCGACGGCGACAAGAGAGGCCACCCCTTGCCTCGCCCCTCTGTCTCCTCCACCCAAAGCTTCGGCAACGACCAAGGCCTTGTATTCGGATCTGCCTCCGTCTCTGGTTCCAGCGTTAGTTCCACGGGCTCCGTTGATGATCAACAACCCACCTCTCGATACACTCGTATAGATGCAACCAG AGGACAAAGTGACATAAAGTTCAATGCAAGGTCAAAAAGCCCGGGTCCTGGTTCAAGAGGGCCCACCAGCCCTACATCACCGCTTCATCCGAGGTTACATGTTTTGAGTCTTGACTCCCCTACATGCAGGCAAGAAGATGGAAAGAGTGAGTGTCATCCGTTGCCTCTTCCGCCGGGTTCTCCAACTAGTCCTTCTTCTCTTTCCAATTCCAACACAAAACCAAATGGACTTCCAGAAAACACCACATGTAATCCATCCAAGTGGAAGAAAGGAAAGCTGCTAGGACGGGGTACATTTGGGCATGTATATGCTGGATTCAATAG TGAAAATGGACAAATGTGTGCAATAAAAGAAGTCAGGGTTGTTTGTGATGATCAAACATCAAAAGAGTGCTACAAACAACTTAATCAG GAGATACTCTTGCTTAGTCAGCTTTCACATCCGAATATTGTTCAATACTATGGGAGTGACTTG GGAGAAGAAACACTTTCAGTTTATTTAGAATATGTTTCCGGTGGTTCGATTCATAAATTACTTCAGGAATATGGGGCCTTTAAGGAGCCTGTTATTCAAAATTATACTAGGCAGATTGTCTCTGGACTTGCCTATCTTCATGGTAGAAATACAGTGCACAG GGATATCAAGGGGGCTAACATACTAGTTGATCCAAATGGTGAAATCAAGCTGGCAGACTTTGGAATGGCTAAACAT ATAAATGCTTCTTCCtcaatgctttctttcaaaggaAGTCCATACTGGATGGCCCCTGAG GTTGTAATGAATACAAATGGCTATAGTCTTCCTGTTGATATATGGAGCTTGGGATGCACAATTCTTGAAATGGCGACATCGAAGCCTCCTTGGAGTCAATATGAAGGG GTAGCAGCAATATTCAAAATTGGTAACAGCAAAGATATGCCTGAACTTCCTGAGCATCTGTCGAATGAGGCAAAGAACTTCATCCAGTTATGCTTACAAAGAGATCCATTGGCTCGCCCAACAGCTCAAATGCTGCTAGATCACCCATTTATTCGAGATCAGTCGGCAACAAGAGCTGCAAATGTCAGCATAACCAGGAGTGCTTTCCCCTATATGCTTGATGGGAGCCGGACACCG CCACCTGAgattttttcaaataaaacaaATGCAACTTCATTTGATGGAGACTATGCAACAAGGGCAGCCCCTCCAGCCTCGCGGGCTGTAAGGAACCAAAG AGATAACTCAAGAATGATCACATCATTACCCGTATCTCCTTGTTCAAGTCCATTGCGGCAGTATGGATCAGCACACAAGAGCTGTTTCCTTTCACCTCCTCATCCAACTTACACATTGATGGGACAAAATACCCTCCCGTCATATCCGTTGAGATCGAATGCCGCCTTCACTCTTGATCCTTGGCACGAAACATCTCCATACAGATCCCACCACACACCTGGTGGATCCCCAAGATCGAGACTCATTTGA